The following proteins come from a genomic window of Clostridia bacterium:
- a CDS encoding DUF4363 family protein has translation MRIIVFTVALLVLIIAMSWYGTAYLEASAGALLELLQTVESQIQTGNWTATEATLHRVTELWNETHLFWKILIDHRETDEIETALTRLQSFAAIHRQGEALSELAVLRFRLQHIPAKERLLLSNIF, from the coding sequence ATGCGCATCATTGTCTTTACCGTTGCACTGCTGGTCTTGATCATTGCCATGTCCTGGTACGGCACCGCTTACCTGGAAGCATCCGCCGGGGCCCTGCTGGAGCTCCTGCAGACGGTGGAGAGCCAGATCCAGACCGGGAACTGGACGGCAACTGAGGCAACCCTGCACCGGGTCACCGAGCTGTGGAATGAGACCCATCTTTTCTGGAAGATCCTCATCGATCACCGGGAAACGGATGAAATTGAAACAGCCCTCACCCGGCTGCAGAGCTTTGCCGCTATCCACCGGCAAGGAGAGGCCTTGTCCGAGCTGGCGGTCTTACGTTTTCGCTTGCAGCATATCCCGGCCAAAGAACGCTTGCTTTTAAGCAACATTTTTTAA
- a CDS encoding nucleoside kinase, giving the protein MRDALTIVLPGEQRVARRLGPSLLELSKEFEQYYRTPVVAAIMDNELKELAFRPDKPGLVEFLDLYHPEGMRIYQRSLTYLLIMAAKELFPKGVISIEHSLGKGIYCELYKEPVLTREDVAALENKMKELVAQDLPIIRERWPLDRAIAYFRKEGLEDKARLLKYREKTYLNMYCCKDFRDYLYGYLVPSTGYLKTFRLRYHMPGLILELPDDREPFRVPPFVERPKLFTIFREAEQWARILGVATAGALNDRIQAGEGEELVRLNEALHEKKVAQIADDIYRQRDRLRVILIAGPSSSGKTTFAQRLSIQLKVNGMQPISISLDDYFVDRESTPRDENGQYDFEALEAIDLQLFNEQLTAIIQGKKVEVPSYNFKLGKREYLGRTVQIGPEQPIIIEGIHGLNERLTASIPRDRKYKIYISAITALNIDRHNRIPTTDVRLLRRIVRDSQFRGHNAAATLRLWPMVRRGEERNIFPFQEEADIMFNSALVYELALLKKYAEPLLQEIDSSMPEYIAAKRLLRFLECFVPLGDVEIPCTSIIKEFVGGSCLVE; this is encoded by the coding sequence GTGAGGGACGCATTGACGATCGTTTTACCTGGTGAGCAGAGGGTGGCAAGGAGACTGGGCCCATCCCTGCTGGAATTAAGCAAGGAATTCGAACAGTATTATCGTACGCCGGTGGTAGCAGCCATCATGGACAACGAACTCAAAGAGTTGGCCTTCCGGCCCGACAAGCCTGGGCTGGTGGAGTTTTTAGACCTGTATCATCCTGAAGGAATGCGCATTTACCAGCGTTCCTTAACATATTTGTTGATCATGGCGGCCAAGGAGTTGTTCCCCAAAGGGGTTATTTCCATTGAGCATTCTCTCGGCAAAGGGATCTATTGCGAGCTTTACAAAGAGCCGGTGTTGACCAGGGAAGACGTAGCAGCTTTGGAAAACAAGATGAAGGAACTGGTGGCACAGGATTTGCCCATCATCCGGGAAAGGTGGCCCCTTGACCGGGCTATTGCATACTTCCGGAAAGAGGGTTTGGAAGATAAGGCCCGCTTATTGAAGTACCGGGAAAAAACCTATTTAAACATGTACTGCTGCAAGGATTTCCGGGATTATTTGTACGGCTATTTGGTGCCCAGTACCGGGTACTTAAAGACTTTTCGCCTGCGGTACCACATGCCCGGGTTAATCCTGGAGCTGCCTGATGACAGGGAGCCTTTCCGGGTACCCCCCTTTGTAGAACGTCCCAAGTTATTTACGATTTTCAGGGAGGCGGAGCAGTGGGCCAGGATCCTCGGCGTAGCCACCGCCGGTGCTCTTAATGACCGTATTCAAGCCGGTGAAGGGGAGGAGTTGGTCCGCTTAAACGAGGCTTTGCATGAGAAAAAGGTGGCACAAATTGCCGACGATATTTACCGGCAGCGGGACCGGTTGCGAGTGATCCTTATTGCCGGGCCCTCATCCTCGGGTAAAACCACTTTTGCCCAGCGCTTGTCCATCCAGCTGAAAGTAAACGGCATGCAGCCCATTTCCATCTCTTTGGACGATTATTTTGTAGACCGGGAATCAACCCCCAGGGATGAAAACGGGCAGTATGACTTTGAAGCGCTGGAGGCTATCGATCTCCAGCTGTTTAATGAACAATTGACGGCCATCATCCAGGGCAAGAAAGTAGAAGTGCCCAGCTACAACTTCAAGCTGGGCAAGCGGGAGTATCTCGGGCGCACGGTGCAGATAGGACCGGAACAACCGATTATTATTGAAGGCATCCACGGCCTAAACGAGCGCCTGACCGCTTCCATTCCCCGGGACCGGAAGTACAAGATCTATATCAGCGCCATCACTGCTTTAAATATTGACCGGCACAACCGGATTCCCACTACGGACGTACGCCTCTTAAGGAGAATCGTGCGGGACAGTCAGTTCCGGGGTCACAATGCGGCCGCCACCTTAAGGCTTTGGCCCATGGTGCGCCGGGGTGAGGAAAGAAACATCTTTCCTTTCCAGGAAGAAGCGGACATCATGTTTAACTCGGCGCTGGTGTATGAGCTGGCGTTGCTCAAAAAGTATGCGGAGCCGTTGCTGCAAGAAATAGACAGCTCGATGCCGGAGTATATTGCCGCGAAACGACTCCTGAGGTTTTTGGAATGCTTTGTGCCCCTGGGAGATGTGGAGATACCGTGCACTTCCATCATCAAGGAATTCGTAGGGGGCAGCTGCTTGGTAGAATAG
- a CDS encoding OsmC family protein: protein MNITARWLGNMDFEAYNERNHKVSMSNMEGTIGPTPMELVLMGVGGCTGLDVVSILQKMRVSFDRFEIQVSGERAEDHPKVFKQVSVVYRVWGQDIPEDKVARAVQLTQEKYCSVLHMVNKTAEVSYRYEINPQA from the coding sequence ATGAACATTACTGCCAGGTGGTTAGGCAACATGGATTTCGAGGCTTACAACGAACGCAACCACAAAGTCTCCATGTCCAACATGGAGGGTACCATTGGCCCGACGCCCATGGAACTGGTACTCATGGGAGTGGGCGGCTGCACCGGTTTGGACGTGGTCTCCATTCTGCAGAAGATGAGAGTATCCTTTGACCGGTTTGAGATCCAAGTATCCGGCGAAAGAGCGGAAGACCATCCTAAGGTGTTCAAACAGGTCTCCGTCGTTTACCGGGTGTGGGGCCAGGACATCCCGGAGGACAAAGTGGCGCGCGCCGTGCAGCTAACGCAAGAAAAATACTGCAGCGTGCTGCACATGGTGAACAAGACCGCAGAGGTCAGCTACCGGTATGAAATCAACCCGCAGGCGTAA
- a CDS encoding DUF421 domain-containing protein, which produces MIISFVRTIILFLIVITVMRIMGKRQIGELQPFELVIAIMISELAAVPMQETGIPLLSGIIPILTLLIIQLTFSYLSMKSETARQVLCGTPSIVIQNGKIVEEELYRLRYNINDLLEQLREKDYPNISDVEYAILETSGKLSVIPKSSKRPLTPSDLQLPTGQEGLPITLISDGVVNEENLAAAGVDYRWLLQQLKSRGISNPKKVLFATLNPDGQLFLQQKAKYAKKEK; this is translated from the coding sequence ATGATTATCAGCTTCGTCCGGACCATTATCCTGTTCCTGATTGTCATCACCGTGATGCGGATCATGGGGAAACGCCAAATCGGCGAACTGCAGCCCTTCGAATTGGTCATTGCCATTATGATCTCGGAACTGGCTGCGGTACCGATGCAGGAAACAGGCATTCCCCTGTTGTCAGGGATCATTCCCATTCTTACTTTATTGATAATCCAGCTCACCTTCTCTTACCTGTCCATGAAAAGCGAGACAGCCAGGCAGGTGCTTTGCGGCACCCCCAGCATCGTTATTCAAAACGGGAAAATCGTGGAAGAAGAACTGTACCGGCTGCGCTATAACATTAACGATCTCTTGGAACAATTGCGGGAAAAAGACTATCCCAACATAAGCGACGTGGAATATGCCATTTTGGAAACCAGCGGCAAATTAAGCGTCATCCCCAAATCCAGCAAAAGACCCTTAACCCCGTCTGACCTGCAGCTTCCCACCGGGCAGGAAGGTTTGCCCATTACTTTGATCTCGGACGGGGTAGTGAATGAGGAAAACCTGGCCGCCGCCGGTGTCGATTACCGGTGGCTGCTGCAGCAGTTGAAATCCCGCGGCATCTCCAACCCGAAAAAAGTATTGTTCGCCACCTTAAACCCCGACGGGCAGCTCTTCCTGCAGCAAAAAGCCAAGTATGCCAAAAAGGAGAAGTGA
- a CDS encoding sigma 54-interacting transcriptional regulator, with protein sequence MANMMLNKSILLVTKGEKNLRILTGELEELLGDRVDVMGYNVDEPLPPIKSQVDLVVAATESILKLCPGELRDKYEIIVARRSVDFDNLYQLFSLPAKQKIMLVNDRKETAEEVISLLYGMGFEHLWLIPVYPGLPNPPRTDIAITPGECHLVPPYVKRVIDIGTRKIDFSTLMEILFRFELLDKRANLLSARYMSNIINISRRLSDSLGANKKLVHLLEAIMQKINNGVIATDEAGNIVMCNKTAERMFGINKDQVLGKNADEVLPNLEINKPLVTGESDENIEKRYQDKHILINRIPLEYDNGINGAVLTAYEFSEVEKIEKKLRQHVYSKGHVARYTFEDIYGRNEMLRKQISNAKKFAPLDMAVLIEGETGTGKELMAHAIHNGSTRKHGPFVAINCAALPKDLLESELFGYEEGAFTGARKGGKPGLFEQAHLGTIFLDEIGEIPPEIQVKLLRVIEAKEVMRIGSDCLISVDVRIIAATNRNLRSMVDARKFREDLYFRLNVLKVYLPPLRDRREDIIPLMDRMLREYGKSVHGFLSEEVCRVLTQYNWPGNVRELRNIAEFLVATVHDRKVQVGDLPLEFQPGVVPGAPQVQLNSAGPKLGDAHYLQTDLAILKIMSDLADFGQSIGRRRLQVLLGQAGIQLTEDQIRTRLRALKKQGLVKVSLGRAGSTITEKGREMVWQSY encoded by the coding sequence ATGGCCAACATGATGCTCAACAAGAGTATTCTTTTAGTAACAAAAGGGGAAAAGAACCTTCGCATCCTGACCGGGGAATTGGAGGAGCTGCTCGGGGACAGGGTGGATGTGATGGGATACAATGTGGACGAACCGCTGCCGCCTATCAAGTCCCAGGTTGACCTGGTGGTGGCGGCTACGGAATCCATCTTGAAGCTGTGTCCTGGAGAACTCAGGGATAAGTACGAGATCATTGTGGCCCGGCGGAGCGTTGATTTTGATAATTTATACCAGCTGTTCAGCTTGCCGGCGAAGCAAAAGATCATGTTGGTCAATGATCGCAAGGAGACGGCCGAGGAAGTGATTTCCCTTTTATACGGCATGGGTTTTGAACATCTCTGGCTCATACCCGTGTATCCCGGTTTGCCGAATCCCCCACGCACGGATATTGCCATTACCCCCGGCGAATGTCACCTGGTTCCTCCTTATGTTAAACGAGTCATTGATATCGGTACGCGCAAGATCGACTTTTCCACCCTGATGGAAATACTCTTTCGCTTTGAGTTGCTGGACAAAAGAGCCAATCTTTTGTCTGCCAGGTACATGAGCAATATCATCAATATCAGCAGGAGATTATCCGACAGCTTGGGTGCCAATAAGAAGCTGGTGCATTTGTTGGAAGCCATTATGCAGAAGATTAACAACGGCGTCATCGCTACGGATGAGGCAGGAAACATTGTGATGTGCAACAAAACGGCGGAACGCATGTTTGGCATCAACAAGGATCAGGTGCTGGGGAAAAACGCCGATGAGGTGCTGCCCAACTTGGAGATCAACAAGCCGCTGGTGACCGGGGAAAGTGATGAAAACATAGAAAAACGTTACCAGGATAAGCATATCTTGATCAACCGCATCCCCTTAGAATATGACAACGGCATCAACGGAGCCGTGCTGACGGCTTATGAGTTCAGCGAAGTGGAAAAAATCGAAAAGAAACTTAGACAGCATGTCTACTCCAAGGGGCACGTGGCCCGTTACACTTTTGAAGACATCTACGGCAGGAATGAAATGCTCAGGAAACAGATCAGCAACGCCAAGAAATTTGCGCCCCTGGATATGGCCGTTCTCATTGAAGGAGAGACGGGCACCGGGAAGGAATTGATGGCCCATGCCATCCATAACGGGTCCACCAGAAAGCACGGGCCATTTGTAGCGATTAACTGTGCTGCCCTGCCGAAGGACCTGCTGGAAAGCGAGCTCTTCGGCTATGAGGAGGGCGCCTTCACGGGAGCCAGGAAAGGCGGCAAACCGGGTTTGTTTGAACAAGCCCACTTGGGTACTATTTTCCTGGATGAAATCGGTGAAATACCGCCGGAGATCCAGGTGAAGCTGCTGCGGGTCATCGAAGCGAAGGAAGTGATGCGGATCGGCAGTGACTGCCTGATCTCCGTGGATGTCCGGATTATTGCCGCTACCAACCGGAATCTCAGGTCCATGGTGGATGCCAGGAAATTCCGGGAAGATTTGTACTTTAGATTGAATGTTTTAAAAGTATACCTTCCTCCCTTAAGAGACAGGCGGGAAGATATCATCCCGTTGATGGACCGGATGCTGAGAGAATATGGGAAATCGGTGCACGGGTTTCTTTCGGAAGAAGTCTGCCGGGTGTTGACCCAGTATAATTGGCCCGGCAATGTGAGAGAACTGAGGAATATTGCCGAGTTTCTCGTTGCTACGGTGCATGACAGGAAAGTACAAGTCGGTGATTTGCCCCTGGAATTCCAGCCGGGCGTTGTTCCGGGGGCTCCTCAAGTTCAATTGAATTCCGCCGGGCCAAAACTGGGGGATGCCCATTACCTGCAAACGGATCTCGCCATTTTGAAGATCATGTCCGACCTGGCGGACTTCGGGCAAAGCATCGGCAGGAGACGCCTGCAGGTGCTGCTGGGACAGGCGGGAATCCAGCTCACGGAAGACCAGATTCGCACCAGGCTCAGGGCTCTGAAAAAGCAGGGACTGGTCAAGGTTTCTCTAGGCAGGGCGGGTTCGACCATTACCGAAAAGGGTAGAGAAATGGTCTGGCAGAGTTATTAA
- a CDS encoding deoxyribonuclease IV, whose product MFLGAHVSIGKGYRHAVKEAASIGADTFQFFTRNPRGAKAKALDPVDIGAANALREELGFGPLLAHAPYTLNLASPKDEVWDFAIRLLTEDLQRLEHLQPVYLNFHPGSHAGAGVEEGLRRAAAAIRRVLRQGPFQTMLLVEGMAGSGSEIGYTFEQLARLRELTGAEMGFCLDTCHLYGAGYDVKERLEEVLAAVDRVLGLEWVKAFHINDSLQPLGSRRDRHANLGEGHIGREAIKKLVYHPALAGKMFILETPGGLDNYRAEIAFLRQTGESFNSATG is encoded by the coding sequence TTGTTTCTGGGAGCGCACGTATCCATCGGTAAAGGCTACCGCCATGCAGTCAAAGAAGCCGCGTCCATTGGTGCCGATACTTTTCAGTTTTTTACCAGGAACCCGCGAGGCGCTAAGGCAAAAGCCCTGGACCCGGTGGATATAGGGGCGGCCAATGCTTTAAGGGAAGAGTTGGGCTTTGGGCCTTTGCTGGCTCATGCTCCCTATACTCTAAACCTGGCTTCCCCTAAGGATGAAGTGTGGGATTTTGCCATCCGGCTTCTGACCGAGGACCTGCAACGGTTGGAACACCTGCAGCCGGTTTATTTGAACTTCCATCCCGGCAGTCATGCCGGCGCCGGGGTGGAGGAGGGGCTGAGGCGGGCTGCCGCCGCTATCAGAAGAGTGCTCCGCCAGGGTCCTTTTCAAACGATGTTATTGGTGGAAGGGATGGCCGGCAGCGGCAGTGAGATCGGCTATACCTTTGAACAATTAGCGCGCCTGAGGGAGTTAACAGGCGCAGAGATGGGTTTTTGCCTGGATACCTGCCACCTGTACGGGGCGGGTTATGATGTAAAAGAACGCTTGGAAGAAGTCCTGGCAGCCGTGGACCGGGTGCTGGGGCTGGAATGGGTGAAAGCCTTTCATATCAATGACAGCCTGCAGCCTTTAGGCTCCCGCCGGGACCGGCATGCCAACTTGGGAGAAGGACATATCGGCCGGGAGGCGATTAAGAAGCTAGTCTATCACCCGGCATTAGCCGGAAAAATGTTTATCTTGGAGACTCCCGGCGGGTTGGATAATTATCGGGCGGAGATTGCTTTTTTGAGGCAAACAGGTGAAAGCTTTAATTCTGCCACAGGTTAA